acacgcttgATGCAGCCACATACAAACTCTACGGGGCTATCTATGGGCCAGATGTCTGATAAATTTGCTACCTCTAataccatgtctctctctctctccacaaaaaaacacacaccgcAAACACGTCCAGGCAAGTCACATCTGTCATTGTCAAAACCTACCAACCAAATAGAATCACTAACCGGAGAATCAGTATTACGAAACGATTCAGTGAAGTACATATCTCTGCTCCAGCCAGAGATACGTACTCAGATTGACCGTACATCAGATTGACCGTGTAACATGGCCAAACAAATACAAGAAGATGCTTCGCGCAACTCATTTCAGAAAGaaaaccaacaaaaaaaagatgccCACATAGGTGGATGGAAGAGATGAGTCACAATAATAGCCTACATGGTGAGGGATCCGAATAAAGCAaagcagagcagggtagagtagagtagagtagagcagacaggagcagagcagaggagaaaagagTAGCACAGAGGAAAAAGTCACGTCATTTCATATGtcgttttgtctttgcttggaGCCTGTGTCATACTTAAACTGCTGAGCTGGCGTATGATGGCCGACAGTGTATTGTTGGTGACACACTCCAGCTCACTGCCGATGCCATCGGGCAGAGCACCACGGCACAGGTGGCGAGGCTCAATGTTCCTCTTGACTAGTGGCATGACCTCCTTTCGGGCCGCTCCTCTACGCCACCAAGCACACCTGCTGGAAGACACAGTGGAGTCAAAGCCCCAAATAGACACATGAAAACCTACGGACAATTCAGAACTATAGTGTAGGTTTTAAAACTTATCTAGACTCTGGCACTAATAAAGCCTTGTGTCATTCATCTTCATGTGACATTAAAGAGAATGTACAGGTTTGATCTGGCAAGTACCTGAGATTTAAACCCATACTCAGCTAATTATACTCAGTTTAAACCCTTATGTGATCTATGATCTGCACTTAATTCAAATAATTGATTAATTTAAACTCTtattgtgtttgatgtgtgtgtgtgtgtgttttataataATAACACAGTTCAAATTCAACAAAATACAATATCTCAGAAACACCCCTCTGAAGTAAAACCATTGAATATCTTTAGATTAAAGACAGGTATGGACTGACTACACATACTATGTACAACATGACATAGGAAGAGTGAAAACATTGTAAGTAAAAGCAGACAACAGTGCCACTTGGAAACATCCTACACAGTAACATTGACAGACAGTGTAATGTTTGGTACATGTAATGGGCGGTCGTTGGAGATGAGTTGAAGGAAAGAAGTAGGAGGATGGAATTGTTGAAAGGCACTAAAATCGAATGGCAACAAAAACAGCCTAATTAAGAACAGGTACCTAGATAATTGTAGTTATAGCTGACGAAAAGGCACATAACCGCAATCACAGACTGACAACCTTTGTAAAAACAGAACAAATAAAAGCAAGCCTGAACCAGGTGATTACAGGATAGGATCGAGTACGACCAGGTCCTGCGCACAGCTAAAGTACAGAGAAATCTAACTGTTCTGAATTGACGGTGTCGCAAAATGTATACATAGAGACTACTTAAGAAAATTAACCATGACTAAGCTTATAACGTTACAGCTAACATTTCGCGATATAAGAAGTCGGTAGCCTTATCATCATTACTGCAGTCAGGTTACTGTATAGGCCTACGAGTATATTGTGTAGCCTAATTGAGCGTTTTAGATAAATTGGCTGTAGAGGCGGGGTGTGAAAATTTAAATTAAAGAAGTTGAAAAAGAACGGACGCTCACCAAAAGTGTCCTAAACACAAAATTCCGATCTTGTCCCACGATTGAGTTTCCAACGCTATTCAGTATCATTCTTCTCGAGGCGGGACTTTATCCACTGTGAGTTACAATCTCAGGCGCAAATCAGCACTCAATCCCAGAGATTAGATTAGCAGATTTTGTTGTGCCATCCAATCAGTTTCGCATATCAACATCCTCTACATCGTTAAACAATTTGACAGTAAACAACAGAAGACAAGCGTCATATTTCATGATAGTCAAACCTAATTATTATTGACATTACTCTTTTATGTTTAATAAACTGCACTGGATGATTTCTATATTACAGTAATCTGTCCTGAATGTGTGAAAAAAACAATTTTGTAGTATACCATTAATGAGACGCTTTGACCATGTGACGGTAAATAACTAGCCTATCATGttatacatttttgtttgtcTATTGTTTACGTCAATCTAAATGGTGTAGAACTGCATTggtttattttttatgtatttattgtaATTTTTGGCGGTGTCATTACTCATTTCTTGCATGTGTCCATTTTTATTTGATGGCTGGATTCAGGTACTATTATCTAATGCTCAAGTGTGTGAACCATTCGCACCACCCTAATCTCTGTACCCAATGCCTACTATGACAGATGGCATCTGGAATGGGCTGGGGGGTTGGTTGGAAGTCTAAGGGCTTAAAGGCACAGTTATATCCTAGGTCACTTCATTATTTATTATCCCACcgtctatatatattttttgtagtaaaaaataaaatatatatacattttatatatgCATACATATAtcaaattaaaattaaaatgacaTCTTAATAAGGTCATGTACTTCTCAGCATAATCTTCCAAAATTATTGTAAGTAATTCAAATTAGAAATTACCATGTTCAAAAAGGAGTAGGAAGAAGTTCATAACAAACTTTTCAAGTCCTACCCCCTTTCTCTATCTTTATCCTTTAGTTAAATACGAAACAATTTGATGCTTCTCTTATACATACATCTTTACATACACCGTAAATCTACCTACCTACTGTTCACATAAACCCATGCATTCACATAGATACAgatgcatacatacatgcatacacattcacatttttttcttctttcttttccatCTATCTTCTTCATTTCCGTCTATCTATAGCAAATCAAATAATAACACCTCCATACTAGACTTAATAAGTAGACCAAGGAACCTGTATACAATACTGTTGTATTGTACACGTATATGTTATCATATAGTCAcaggtgtcagatggctgagcggttagggagtcgggctattaatcagaaggtttttgGTTAGATTCCAAATTACGttcgtgccaaattacgttgtgtccttgggaaaggcacttcaccctacttgcctcggggagaatgtccctgtacttactgtaagtcgctctgggtaagagtgtctgctaaataactaaatgtaaatgtaaatgactaaatgtaacaattCATCCTCTGGTTAGCACTTTTTACACAGTGCACATTCACCTGGCTAGCCTCAACCTTCCCGTTACAGTAACTGCTAGTGTTGGAAGACCTCAGGGTCCAGCAGACTTCGTCACTGCGCcgttcctcttcatctccctggGAAGGAACCACATCAACAAACTATCTCATTTTATAATCTCTTCTCCTGAGTTCATAATTGTCCTTGGTCActactggttggggttagggtttagtttagggttagggttaccacAACCCACATATTGGATGATCTTTGGTTGTCTTCATCGAGTGGGGATCCACGTGCCATGCAACCTGTTattctccagccctccccttgAGTCTCTGTCCTCTTTCTAGCAGTCCAAAGTGCCTTGCCTGAATATACTGGCCTCAAGGAGGTTTTCTGTAAGAAGAGGGCCATGTCTCTTTCACCCCATCAACAATATAATGAGCCATTGACCTGCTTCCAGGCCCTTGTCCATGGGGAAGGATTTTTGCTCATTTTTATCAGAGATTAATGCGGAATTTCAGCTCCATTGCTGCACCTCTCACTGCCCTTTCTAAAGGGCCGTCATCACAGTTCCACAGTTCCTTCTCTGAGAGGTTTGTGAAGCTTTGTCGATGAACCCGGAGGACTGTCTGGTCAGCTCTTCTGTAGGGCTCTTGACTTCAGGGTGGCCAATGTAACAGATGCCAGAGTCTCCAGTACCTGGTGGACTGTGAAGGATTCGGGCTTGAACAGTGGTCCTGGATTCCTGTAAGGAACGTTATTTGTTCCACCTTTGTTCCTTTGATTGTGTTGTATTCAAACCCAGCACTGAGTCTTGGCATGTTTCATGTCACTTTGTTCTTGGAATGTTTACAGTAAATATACATTTTCCCTGGCTACTTTCAGAGCTCTCAAATCAAAAGTTTGGTGTGAGATTAccatacttaaaaaaaaatgtacaaaaaaatgTACAAgagattaccatacctgtcAAAGTTTGGGTACATTATCAGGTATCCGGGAGACTAGACGAGGGCGGGAGGGGATGCACACCCTTATACGATCGTTTAACGGTTTAAGTCCACATGGGAAGAAGACTAGTTATCATCGTTAGCGAGCTAGAACTGCTACGTTTCAGTATTGCACGCAGTCTGTGTCAAACGATGAATAATGTTAGTCAAATGTAGCCTAAGTCATATACCTACTTTTGAAATGCAAATGGCCTGCGTGATTCGCAACTCGGAACGTTGCGTGGTTACACGGATCAGCTGACGGGAACAAGATTATCTGAACTTTTAACGGAAGCAATGTGCTCCGAAGATCCAAATGGAGCAATTCCGCTCCAGTTTCACTTCCTGATAGTAATTCTCTTGTTTTCATTTCCTAATTTAATTTTCAACACCTCTTcgaaaaatgtatatttgttCAAGTTTTCAGTAGTCCATTTTTATAACTAATGACTGGTGACATtacaaaaaacatttacatttcctTTTAATCACAACCAACATTCAACTGGGTGTCCAGTTGGGACATGTTTAAATAAGAATATCTTTCACATGTTGAAATAGGACGACAAAAACAAAGACTGTCGGCGAGTACAGTATCTCTGTCGGGGTCTCGGCCATGTCTGTATGCACGGCAAAACTCGTAAATTTCGATAAACCTTTGCAAAAGTGTTTCTTTTCATCACGTAGGCTAATTATAACAGAATAAAGTATTCATAGAGTTTAAAGGGCATCATTCAAAGTAGGCTATGTAATGTTAAATTGCGGAAATGTTCAGTTTTTCTCAACGTAAAGGAATATTTCCCATCATGCTTTTCGCGTGTACGCAgaccaaataaaaagcattctATTACTGGATATACAACGAACGTTGCATATCTGTCACTTTAAACAAGTTGTATCGTACTTTTCAAGTACTAGCGTGGGTATCCTGAAAAACACAATGTTGAACCATCAAATGCAATGTCATGGCCGAGAATGGGTACGTAGAGGCTTTCCCATGAGTTTATATACACTCAGGTTTCTCTTCAATCGTataagcctttcgccttttactaaagacttccctTCCCCTGCTGTACGTCATCTACCTGGAGCCTTTCCTCCGTAAAATCAGagctacacacaccatccagggTTATCACCtcccgggggcccagggagagaggcttcAGGTGGTGGCGTACATGGACGACATCACCATCGTCGGCACGGATAGTCGGTCCATCGCCGCGGCAACGAAGGTGGTGGACGACTACTGTGCAGCCACTGGCGCCCTGGTCAATCGAGGTAAGAGCGAACTGTACCTGTCGCAACACTGGAAAGAAGCGATGACCACCTCTTTCCCTGTAAAAACAGACAACATCAAGCTGCTCGGAGTCACCTATCAGAACAACGGGAAAGGGACCCTGACCTGGGCCAACACCATCAGTCAAGCCAAGCAGAAGATCGCCCAATGGAGTGCGCGGTCCCTCACAATAACGGGTAAGATCCTGATCCTGAAGGCAATAATCCTCCCCATTCTCCTCTATGTCGGTAGGGTGTTTCCCCCGGACAGGGTGACGAGCAAGACCATCGAGCGGCTGATGTTCACCTTTGTCTGGGGGAGCAACATGGAGCGCTTGAAGAGGACCATCATGTACAgcgcagaggagaagggggggaagggggtcccagACATCCTCAACATCATAAGGGCACAGGGCCTCTCCCAACTGGTCACAAATATCCATAAACCGGACAGGAAGGCAGGAGCCTTTGAGAGGTACTTCGCCACACCCATACTCAGAGCACTCCgtatcaccaacaccaccatcaaccaCACTGTGCCCTACTGCTGGGACCCCCCGAAAGTAtacaaggagtggaagaactttGCCTTCAGGACGGGTCTGCCCGCAGCCGGCCTGGCCTCCTGGAAATACAAGGACATCATGGCACACATCAGAGGGAAGGACAACATCACACCACCCAAGGCCAGGCCGGCCCTGGACATCCAATAGGTATGGAAAAACATTAGCCACAAGTGCATCAGCAATAAGCAAAAGGATTTAAACTGGTCAACTGCTCACGGCTGTCTCCCCACCAGAGAGTTCATGTACAGACGGCACATAGCCCGTACCGAGCTCTGCCCCCACGGTTGCactgacactgaaaacatttaccatctgtttgtcaagtgcaccgtggccaggcgggtctgggccctgtttgttccctctgtctccctctacaggAACATCATCTTGCCTCGCTTGGCGGCGGACGACATCCTGTTCGGTCCTCCGGGAGGCTGCACGACCCCCCGCCTACAACATCAGTGGAGGATCGTCAGCGCCGTCAAGCAGGTGATATGGGAGACAAGGAACATCAGGGTCTACCATAAACAGGACCAACCTCTCACcgtccagaggaggagaatcactctcctcctcagggactACGCCATCCTGGACTTCAAACACCACCCGGACACCGCCAGAGACACATGGGGGGTTGAAAGGTGGAAGGACGTGTCCATCTAGCTCAGCCCCCCATGCCACCACATCGCCACACCAGCTCTGCACTCCGCCCTCCGTCCCCGAAGGCCAGACGGCGTTCCCCTTTCAACACCCTCAtcgcccccaacaccaccaccttccgGGCAGCCACCACTTCACCCGTTCCGGCACCAAGCCCGAAGACCCAGGGGCACCAACACCTGCCCCCAGTACGAGGGTCCGGAGAGGAGAAACCCACCAGGCTCAATGGGAAGTACACGAAACATTACACCTGCACCCCAGtatccttcctcacccccttccttcctcccctctccaccatctccccctaTCACCTCACAGGGTTCCAGTTGGCCACATCAGCCCAGCAGCaacatcctccacccctcaagGACCGGTCAACCCCCCCACTCCATCTGCTGCAGCACCTGGAACCCTCCTCCCTGGACCCCCGAAAAGGACactacagccccccctcccccccccccggcacaaggacaagcccccccccccccccccccatctcatcaAGAAGACtggcccctccgcccccccccttttttcacCCATACACCCCACCCTACTTACCCGGACACCACAGGGCACACTGCACCGCACCTGGACTGGGCCCGAACTGCAGCACCCCCAAccatccctggaggaggggatacccCCTCGAATGGCTCCTCCCGAGGTTTCTTCGAAATTTTCTGAAAAGAGTTTTTGTGAGGAGTTTTTCCTCGCTTTCTTGGAGGGTTTTAGGTTGGCGCAGGGAGGGCCCACACTCTGGTGAAAGATTAATGAGTTTTTGAGGTAATTGTCATTGGGTGATTGGATATGTTTTGTATTATTTGCATTGGGTGAAATGTGGTGGAAGTTATAACATGTAtttgtaaatatttgtttttaattttggTAAAACCAATAAATACGTAaaattttactaaagacttcccaCACACGCCCCTGCAACCTGTGTGGGCTTCAGGGACACCTCTACAGAGACTGCCCCCAGTCCTACGCCAACAAAACCAGGAGACCGGCCACTACCACCACTACGGCAGCTccaccgacccccccccccccctacccctgacccccccaacccccctacccctgacccccccccttcagactcctccacaccccccctttTCATCATTACGGATCCCGACCCGGTTCCTGACTCCcccaccaaccccacccccgACCCAAAGACCGACATCCTACCACCGGGGGCAGTCTCCCCCCCACCGACACAATTAGGCCTACTGGACCCTCAGACAGACATACCCATCCCTCTCCAACCGACACCCGTCACGACAAATCAGCCAACATTACAGGACTCTGACTCCACTGACATGACTTCCCCGATATACTTACCCATACGCACCTCCACCCCTGCCGGGTCGGTAACCGTAAGGGAGCCGGCCCTGGTAGGGATTGTCACCCCCCAC
The Osmerus mordax isolate fOsmMor3 chromosome 25, fOsmMor3.pri, whole genome shotgun sequence DNA segment above includes these coding regions:
- the LOC136933333 gene encoding uncharacterized protein, with the protein product MPPHRHTSSALRPPSPKARRRSPFNTLIAPNTTTFRAATTSPVPAPSPKTQGHQHLPPVRGSGEEKPTRLNGKYTKHYTCTPVSFLTPFLPPLSTISPYHLTGFQLATSAQQQHPPPLKDRLPTHAPATCVGFRDTSTETAPSPTPTKPGDRPLPPLRQLHRPPPPPTPDPPNPPTPDPPPSDSSTPPLFIITDPDPVPDSPTNPTPDPKTDILPPGAVSPPPTQLGLLDPQTDIPIPLQPTPVTTNQPTLQDSDSTDMTSPIYLPIRTSTPAGSVTVREPALVGIVTPHDLPPHSQSLYNENSNNTPPSDWNQVVLKRKRKTITATSEDDSTSTSDSPSPPEPPPKPPGPPPPPPPPLPPRPRPCPKSRRHPPTAVSEPTQDQTSQPRPTQGPSVPAEPPPPGRRWGDDEAVSNQGEVPHPDYAQEAIRNLQIIATGIAGPVKPSQSP